The following are encoded in a window of Maridesulfovibrio ferrireducens genomic DNA:
- a CDS encoding histone deacetylase family protein, whose product MLKAENSLGIIFFPAFDWAISPTHPEREERLLYTQDQLREEGLFDIEGIREYKPEVAETVDIERVHFCFPEAEAIATRSHYISAGGAIKAAELVMQGERDRAFALVRPPGHHAMKTVQGSRGFCAINIEAIMCEHIREKYGPKRIAIVDTDCHHGDGTQDVYWHDPDTLFISMHQDGRTLYPGTGFPKDAGGPKALGRTINIPLPPGTSDAGFMMVMEKIVMPILDDFKPDLIINSAGQDNHFTDPITNMNFSAQGYAALNSMLKPDIAVLEGGYAIQGALPYVNLGISLAMAGVDYSHVREPGWNPITLKEPDDVMKYIGMLCDSIPDIYFNPPKESNEGIINGNWSVRHRTIFYDTEGFTESQTESLLLCDECRGLLKVETQKENGPMGFGIEIPIGACDKCRNTGYSLLEEAQIKSKYRYMQMINRKDKEYMRYGF is encoded by the coding sequence ATGCTCAAGGCTGAAAACAGTCTGGGAATCATATTTTTCCCTGCATTTGACTGGGCAATCTCGCCGACTCACCCGGAAAGAGAAGAACGCCTCCTCTATACTCAGGACCAACTGCGTGAAGAGGGACTTTTTGATATTGAAGGAATCCGCGAATATAAGCCCGAAGTAGCAGAAACAGTCGACATCGAAAGGGTTCACTTCTGCTTTCCTGAAGCCGAAGCCATAGCCACCCGTTCTCACTATATTTCAGCAGGCGGAGCCATCAAAGCCGCCGAACTTGTTATGCAGGGAGAAAGAGACCGCGCCTTTGCATTAGTACGTCCTCCCGGACATCATGCAATGAAAACAGTCCAAGGCTCACGCGGATTTTGCGCTATCAACATTGAAGCGATTATGTGTGAACACATCCGCGAAAAATACGGCCCTAAGCGCATAGCCATTGTAGATACCGACTGTCATCATGGCGACGGCACACAGGATGTCTACTGGCACGATCCTGACACTCTGTTCATATCTATGCATCAGGACGGACGAACACTTTATCCGGGCACCGGCTTTCCAAAGGATGCAGGCGGCCCTAAAGCACTGGGACGCACTATCAACATCCCTCTGCCGCCCGGAACCTCCGATGCCGGATTTATGATGGTCATGGAAAAAATAGTCATGCCCATACTGGATGACTTTAAGCCGGACCTAATCATAAACTCCGCAGGGCAGGACAATCATTTCACCGACCCGATCACCAATATGAATTTTTCCGCACAGGGCTATGCCGCACTGAACTCGATGCTGAAGCCCGACATTGCTGTACTGGAAGGCGGATATGCCATTCAAGGAGCATTGCCCTATGTCAATCTGGGAATCAGCCTTGCAATGGCGGGAGTTGATTACTCCCATGTTCGTGAACCGGGCTGGAACCCTATTACGCTAAAAGAACCCGATGATGTAATGAAATATATTGGAATGCTTTGTGATAGTATCCCGGATATTTATTTCAACCCGCCCAAAGAAAGCAACGAAGGCATTATCAACGGCAACTGGTCTGTTCGTCACCGCACCATTTTCTATGACACGGAAGGATTCACAGAGTCACAGACGGAATCATTATTACTCTGTGACGAATGTCGCGGTTTATTGAAAGTGGAAACGCAAAAAGAAAACGGCCCCATGGGCTTCGGGATTGAAATTCCCATCGGAGCCTGTGATAAATGCCGGAACACCGGATATTCTTTGCTGGAAGAAGCACAAATCAAGAGCAAATACCGCTACATGCAGATGATCAATCGCAAAGATAAAGAATACATGCGCTACGGATTTTGA
- a CDS encoding mechanosensitive ion channel family protein — protein sequence MDISTFEKFLRDDLVKWLLDLKESVVTDFFTFNGAEELILIPLIFLLGRIFNKKITPKIQTAVDGRFPQIVRESLFVKTAIKQTWLLFTVLLFKLSVYVLFAKEYRPGLLIVAGSLTAAWVIIKIASSLVMNQFWARFISAAAWTMAALNVFGVLGKTVAFLDTVGFVYNQKNLSILVLFKGIILLIALVQVASFVNKITQSKIEQSKTLSPSLQVLLSKGSKLGLMTLAVYLGLKGIGVDFTGLTIFSGAVGVGVGFGLQKVISNLVCGVILLLERSIKPGDIIEVGNARGKIKSLNARFISMETFDKKEYLIPNDSLITGQVINWTYGDNSVRLRIPFGVAYSSDVHEAMKASVEAARTVTGVLKTPAPVCRMTGYGASSVDFELRIWINDPEKGTGRVKSDTMLAIWDSFKEKGIEFPFPQQDIYIKNLPPMTEES from the coding sequence ATGGACATTTCTACTTTCGAGAAGTTTTTAAGGGATGATTTAGTAAAATGGCTATTAGATTTAAAAGAATCTGTGGTAACGGATTTTTTTACATTTAATGGGGCTGAGGAACTCATTTTAATTCCTCTGATCTTCTTGCTTGGCAGAATTTTCAATAAAAAAATTACTCCGAAAATCCAAACCGCTGTGGACGGACGATTCCCTCAGATTGTCCGCGAAAGCTTGTTTGTAAAGACGGCAATAAAACAGACATGGCTTTTGTTTACTGTCCTGCTTTTTAAACTCTCAGTTTATGTATTGTTTGCTAAGGAATACAGGCCAGGATTATTGATAGTGGCCGGTTCATTAACAGCCGCTTGGGTTATTATAAAGATCGCCTCCAGTCTGGTTATGAATCAGTTCTGGGCTAGGTTTATTTCTGCGGCAGCATGGACAATGGCTGCTCTTAATGTATTCGGGGTGCTCGGTAAAACTGTAGCTTTTCTCGATACTGTCGGGTTTGTATACAATCAAAAGAATTTGTCCATACTTGTTCTTTTTAAAGGAATAATACTTCTTATTGCTTTGGTTCAGGTTGCAAGTTTTGTGAACAAAATTACTCAATCTAAGATTGAACAATCAAAAACTCTCTCACCTTCCTTACAAGTTCTTTTGTCAAAAGGGTCTAAATTAGGCCTTATGACTTTAGCGGTTTATCTGGGACTTAAAGGGATCGGGGTCGACTTTACCGGGCTGACTATTTTCTCTGGAGCTGTCGGTGTCGGTGTCGGTTTCGGTTTGCAGAAGGTTATATCCAACCTTGTCTGTGGCGTGATTCTGTTGCTTGAGCGATCCATTAAGCCCGGCGACATTATTGAAGTCGGAAATGCCCGAGGTAAGATTAAGTCACTTAATGCCCGTTTTATCTCAATGGAGACCTTTGATAAGAAAGAGTATCTGATTCCGAATGATTCGCTCATAACAGGGCAGGTTATAAACTGGACTTACGGAGATAATTCCGTGAGGCTTAGAATTCCTTTTGGAGTAGCTTACTCGTCTGATGTTCATGAGGCCATGAAGGCCAGCGTAGAAGCGGCTCGGACTGTGACCGGAGTTCTTAAGACTCCTGCTCCTGTATGTCGCATGACCGGGTACGGCGCCAGTTCTGTTGATTTTGAGCTGAGGATATGGATCAATGATCCTGAGAAGGGAACTGGCAGAGTTAAGTCGGATACGATGCTCGCCATATGGGATTCCTTTAAAGAGAAAGGTATTGAATTTCCTTTCCCTCAGCAGGATATTTATATCAAGAATCTTCCTCCGATGACGGAAGAAAGTTAA
- the rny gene encoding ribonuclease Y, with translation MFGDFFLILFGMALGAAGGYALHRYVNSKRLADSQGLADRIVQEARKEAEAMKKELRLQAQDEVYALKKEQENEYKEIERGLKKQEERLQEKEERLEKKLETVAGKESEVLALEKRMIKQEKKLEELREGLERRKDEHERKLQEVSGLTVEEAREKLMTEIESRTRHEAGKMVRAIEMEAKEEGSRKARKILALAIQRYSGDYINEQTVTAVALPSEDMKGRIIGREGRNIRALEAATGVDLIIDDTPETVVLSAYSPLRREIAKQALERLIHDGRIHPARIEDIVAKVEQEMDVKLREIGEQATFDVGVHGIHPEIVKLLGQLQYRTSYSQNVLQHSLEVAFLCGIMAAELGMDEKIAKRAGLLHDIGKAVDHEIEGPHAVIGADIAKKHGESKEIIHAIQAHHEDIPPQSILATLVQAADSLSGARPGARKELLENYVKRLEELENVATGFDGVSKAYAIQAGREIRVMVDAEKVTDDNTHMLCKDIATKIENNMTYPGQIRVTVIRERRSVGYAK, from the coding sequence ATGTTTGGGGATTTTTTTCTGATATTATTTGGAATGGCCCTAGGTGCCGCAGGCGGATATGCCCTGCACCGTTATGTGAATTCGAAGCGTTTAGCCGATTCACAGGGTTTGGCTGATAGAATTGTGCAGGAGGCTCGGAAAGAAGCCGAAGCCATGAAAAAAGAACTCAGACTTCAGGCCCAGGATGAAGTATATGCTCTTAAAAAAGAGCAGGAAAATGAGTACAAAGAAATAGAACGCGGCCTGAAAAAACAGGAAGAGCGTCTTCAAGAAAAAGAAGAGCGTCTTGAGAAGAAGCTTGAAACAGTTGCCGGGAAAGAGTCTGAGGTTTTGGCTCTTGAAAAGCGCATGATTAAGCAGGAAAAGAAGCTCGAAGAACTTCGCGAAGGTCTTGAAAGAAGAAAAGATGAGCATGAACGCAAGTTGCAGGAAGTTTCAGGACTGACTGTTGAGGAAGCTCGCGAAAAACTCATGACAGAAATAGAAAGCCGGACTCGTCACGAAGCTGGTAAAATGGTTCGTGCTATTGAAATGGAAGCAAAAGAAGAAGGCAGTCGTAAGGCTCGCAAAATTCTTGCTCTTGCTATCCAGCGTTACTCCGGTGACTACATTAATGAGCAGACAGTTACTGCTGTTGCTTTGCCATCAGAAGATATGAAAGGGCGTATTATCGGTCGTGAAGGTAGAAATATCAGAGCGCTTGAAGCCGCTACAGGGGTTGACCTCATCATTGATGATACTCCTGAAACAGTTGTTCTTTCAGCATACAGCCCGCTTCGTCGCGAAATCGCAAAGCAGGCTCTTGAAAGACTTATTCATGACGGTCGCATTCATCCTGCACGTATCGAAGATATCGTGGCTAAAGTTGAACAGGAAATGGATGTTAAGCTTCGTGAAATAGGTGAACAGGCTACGTTTGATGTCGGCGTTCACGGCATCCATCCTGAGATTGTAAAACTTCTTGGGCAATTACAGTATAGAACCAGTTATTCTCAGAACGTGCTTCAGCATTCTCTCGAAGTTGCATTCCTTTGCGGCATTATGGCTGCGGAACTCGGAATGGATGAGAAGATCGCTAAGCGTGCAGGTCTGCTTCATGATATCGGTAAGGCTGTTGACCATGAAATCGAAGGTCCTCATGCTGTAATCGGTGCTGATATTGCTAAAAAACATGGTGAATCCAAAGAGATTATCCATGCAATTCAGGCTCATCATGAAGACATTCCTCCTCAGTCAATTCTGGCAACACTTGTTCAGGCTGCTGACAGTCTTTCCGGTGCACGTCCCGGAGCAAGAAAGGAACTTCTTGAAAACTATGTGAAGCGCCTTGAAGAACTTGAAAATGTTGCTACCGGATTTGATGGAGTTTCTAAGGCTTACGCCATTCAGGCCGGCCGAGAAATCAGAGTTATGGTCGATGCTGAAAAAGTTACCGACGATAATACACATATGCTTTGTAAAGACATTGCTACTAAGATTGAAAACAACATGACCTATCCAGGTCAGATTCGTGTAACCGTTATTCGCGAACGTCGTTCCGTAGGTTATGCAAAATAG
- a CDS encoding cell division protein ZapA: MPRYTIPVLGLEISFKTDADKVRIEAAKDVLEDRFGELTRGGKDVSREKLLTCLALSLADDYLEHGRKIEMMEEKINALLEK; the protein is encoded by the coding sequence ATGCCTCGTTATACGATACCGGTTCTCGGCCTTGAAATTTCTTTCAAGACCGATGCGGACAAAGTTAGAATAGAAGCCGCAAAGGATGTGCTTGAAGACCGGTTCGGTGAACTTACGCGGGGCGGAAAGGATGTTAGTAGGGAAAAATTGCTGACTTGTTTAGCCTTAAGCCTTGCTGACGACTACCTTGAACACGGCCGCAAGATCGAAATGATGGAAGAGAAGATAAACGCGCTATTAGAGAAGTGA
- a CDS encoding DMT family transporter — protein sequence MRLFFIAIAVTFGALAPTQAGINMKLRNFVGDPVLAATISFAVGTLTLIAYSFLAKTPIPAFEATLKGPWWMWTGGLMGAFFVAAAVIVAPVLGAGTMMCWMVAGQMAASIFLDHFGLIGYAVREASPMRIAGVVLVVTGAVLIEKF from the coding sequence ATGCGGCTGTTTTTTATAGCTATCGCAGTCACTTTCGGAGCTCTGGCTCCGACTCAGGCTGGAATAAACATGAAATTGCGAAATTTTGTGGGTGATCCGGTACTGGCGGCAACTATCTCGTTTGCAGTCGGAACACTGACGCTGATAGCCTATTCTTTTCTTGCTAAAACACCGATTCCAGCTTTTGAGGCGACTTTAAAAGGGCCTTGGTGGATGTGGACCGGCGGGTTGATGGGGGCATTTTTTGTAGCCGCAGCGGTGATTGTTGCTCCTGTTCTCGGCGCTGGAACCATGATGTGCTGGATGGTGGCAGGACAGATGGCCGCATCCATTTTTCTGGACCACTTCGGGCTCATAGGATATGCCGTCCGGGAAGCTTCTCCCATGAGAATTGCAGGTGTAGTTTTAGTTGTTACAGGTGCTGTGCTTATTGAAAAATTTTGA
- the tyrS gene encoding tyrosine--tRNA ligase — MNIYDELKWRGLIHQVSDEDKVREYLSTPGRSMYCGFDPTASSLHIGNLVPLLCLVRMKRAGHNPLFLLGGATGRVGDPSGKDKEREFLSIEKIEAQVEKIKTQIEGFCERNTGSKAEVVNNYDWMKDISFLDMLREVGKHFTVNWMLAKESVKGRFGREDVGISYTEFSYMLLQSYDYYHLYQEKGCQLQIGGGDQWGNITAGCELVRRKAAGEGYALTFPLITTASGKKFGKSEKGAIFLNAEMTSPYTFYQFWINTDDRDVINFLKFFTFLTEEEISELEKSHEEAPHMRIPHKRLAEETTIMIHGKEELEKVQAATVALFGGGDVKSVDSATLREAMEAAPGVEYAADALPDLPQILMDLGLVKSKGQARKDITAGGLYINNERVSDFGYIPVDADFIGGEVLLIRKGKKSYGLVTRK; from the coding sequence ATGAATATTTATGATGAGCTTAAGTGGCGCGGGTTGATTCATCAGGTTTCTGACGAAGACAAGGTTCGTGAATATTTGTCTACTCCCGGAAGAAGCATGTATTGCGGCTTCGACCCCACTGCCAGCAGTCTTCACATTGGTAATCTGGTTCCTCTCCTTTGTCTCGTACGCATGAAAAGAGCTGGGCATAATCCTTTATTTCTGCTTGGCGGAGCAACCGGAAGGGTCGGTGATCCTAGCGGTAAAGATAAAGAACGTGAGTTTTTAAGTATCGAAAAGATTGAAGCTCAGGTGGAAAAAATCAAGACCCAGATTGAAGGGTTTTGTGAACGCAATACAGGTTCTAAAGCAGAAGTCGTTAATAATTACGATTGGATGAAAGATATTTCTTTCCTTGATATGCTCCGCGAGGTGGGTAAGCATTTCACTGTAAACTGGATGCTTGCCAAAGAATCGGTAAAAGGCCGTTTTGGACGCGAAGATGTCGGTATTTCTTATACCGAGTTCAGTTACATGCTCCTTCAGTCTTATGATTATTATCATCTTTATCAGGAAAAAGGCTGCCAGCTTCAGATTGGCGGCGGCGACCAGTGGGGCAATATTACTGCCGGATGCGAACTTGTCCGTCGTAAAGCTGCGGGCGAAGGTTATGCTCTGACTTTCCCGCTTATTACTACTGCTTCGGGTAAGAAATTTGGTAAGAGTGAGAAAGGCGCCATTTTCCTGAATGCTGAAATGACTTCTCCTTACACATTCTATCAGTTCTGGATTAATACAGACGACAGGGATGTTATTAACTTCCTTAAGTTCTTCACTTTCCTGACTGAGGAAGAAATTTCTGAGCTTGAGAAGAGTCATGAAGAAGCTCCGCACATGCGTATACCGCACAAGCGTCTTGCAGAAGAAACTACTATCATGATTCACGGCAAGGAAGAGCTTGAAAAAGTTCAGGCTGCAACTGTAGCTCTTTTTGGCGGAGGCGACGTTAAATCTGTAGATTCCGCGACACTTCGTGAAGCCATGGAAGCCGCTCCGGGCGTAGAATATGCTGCTGATGCTCTTCCTGATCTTCCGCAGATTCTTATGGATCTGGGACTCGTTAAATCAAAAGGTCAGGCTCGCAAAGATATTACCGCCGGCGGTCTTTATATCAATAATGAACGTGTCAGCGATTTTGGATACATTCCTGTTGATGCCGATTTTATAGGCGGAGAAGTTCTACTTATCCGTAAAGGTAAAAAGAGTTACGGCCTTGTAACCCGCAAGTAA
- a CDS encoding TIGR00282 family metallophosphoesterase, with the protein MRILFLGDIFGRPGRKGIALKMTDLRKRLSLDLIVANGENASSGVGLSLKNAKELLGCGIDILTSGNHIWKFQNIYSYLNTCDKIVRPANVAEGAPGRGWTSFQIREGLSVAVVNLQGRTFMSACECPFRGADKILEEIPSEIKVILVDFHAEATSEKQCLSRYLDGRVSAVLGTHTHVQTNDARILENGCGYITDAGMCGPVDSCLGLAPGPVIKRFVTGLPQKWRVAGGPVELQGVVLDIDEETGKTVSIDVWKTDPIIGC; encoded by the coding sequence GTGCGGATTCTTTTTCTTGGTGACATATTCGGCAGACCCGGAAGAAAGGGTATTGCTTTAAAGATGACTGACCTTCGTAAGAGGCTCAGTCTTGATCTTATTGTGGCCAATGGAGAAAACGCTTCATCTGGAGTAGGTCTTTCTCTCAAAAATGCTAAAGAGCTTCTCGGTTGCGGAATTGATATCTTAACGTCCGGCAATCATATCTGGAAATTTCAGAATATATACTCCTATCTTAATACCTGTGATAAAATTGTTAGGCCTGCAAATGTTGCAGAAGGTGCACCCGGAAGAGGCTGGACTTCTTTTCAAATACGGGAAGGCTTATCTGTAGCTGTTGTAAATCTTCAGGGACGAACTTTCATGAGTGCGTGCGAATGTCCTTTTCGAGGCGCGGACAAAATTCTTGAAGAGATCCCGTCTGAGATAAAGGTGATTTTAGTTGATTTTCATGCTGAGGCAACGTCTGAAAAACAATGTCTCAGCCGCTATCTTGATGGACGGGTTTCAGCTGTTCTAGGCACGCATACCCATGTTCAGACTAATGATGCCCGAATTTTAGAAAACGGCTGCGGTTATATTACGGATGCTGGAATGTGCGGCCCTGTTGATTCCTGTCTGGGACTTGCTCCCGGCCCTGTTATTAAAAGGTTTGTGACCGGATTGCCTCAGAAATGGCGTGTTGCCGGTGGTCCTGTTGAATTGCAGGGAGTCGTGCTTGATATTGACGAAGAGACAGGAAAAACAGTTTCCATTGATGTCTGGAAGACCGATCCTATCATCGGTTGCTAA
- a CDS encoding UbiA-like polyprenyltransferase: MIKIEHSIFALPFAYIGIFLAADGWPGIKPFFLLTVAMIAVRSFAMAFNRLVDINIDSENPRTRTRPLVTGELSTFFTFCFIAVCAVIFVVACKNMNELCYKLSYFALGWSAFYSITKRFTKLCHFVLGSVLGLAPLAGWLCVDPQFTLPAILFFFGVVFWVAGFDILYATQDRKFDRGRGLFSIPASLGINKSLTISTFCHVNTGIFFLLAGLSAGLGWIYFTTTAIIAAILVYEHQVISADDMSRVNMAFFALNGVISVLLFVGTLFDILI, translated from the coding sequence ATGATTAAAATTGAGCATTCAATTTTCGCTCTGCCGTTTGCTTATATTGGTATTTTCCTTGCGGCAGATGGTTGGCCGGGAATTAAGCCTTTCTTTTTGCTGACAGTTGCAATGATTGCGGTCAGATCTTTTGCAATGGCATTCAATAGACTGGTCGACATCAATATTGACAGTGAAAATCCCAGAACGCGCACCCGCCCTTTGGTTACAGGTGAACTTTCAACGTTTTTCACTTTTTGTTTTATTGCTGTTTGCGCTGTGATTTTTGTTGTTGCGTGTAAAAATATGAATGAGCTTTGTTATAAACTTTCTTATTTTGCTCTTGGTTGGTCAGCTTTTTATTCAATCACCAAGCGGTTTACAAAGCTGTGTCATTTCGTGCTCGGATCTGTTCTGGGACTTGCTCCTCTTGCGGGATGGCTATGTGTTGATCCTCAGTTCACTTTGCCTGCAATTTTATTTTTCTTCGGAGTTGTTTTCTGGGTGGCAGGGTTTGATATCCTCTACGCAACTCAGGACAGAAAATTTGATAGAGGCCGCGGGTTGTTCTCAATTCCTGCTTCTCTCGGAATTAATAAGTCGCTCACTATTTCGACTTTCTGTCACGTAAACACCGGAATTTTCTTTTTGCTTGCTGGATTATCTGCCGGGTTGGGGTGGATCTATTTTACTACTACTGCTATCATTGCGGCGATTCTGGTGTACGAACATCAAGTCATATCTGCCGATGATATGAGCCGTGTGAATATGGCTTTTTTTGCTCTTAACGGCGTTATCTCGGTGCTTTTATTTGTTGGGACTTTGTTTGATATTCTAATCTAG
- a CDS encoding hydantoinase/oxoprolinase family protein — protein sequence MLLLGIDVGGTHTDAVALGPDRIEAQVKVATNHDDLLSSIKNALGEIVRQTDPARIKQLNLSTTLSTNAIVEGKFEDVGVIVSAGPGLDPHSFMTCKDFHVIPGSLDHRGSETKQLNNLALEEAISSCRKSGVKVYAAVTKFSPRNPSHEKAIELAVGDNADFITLGHQITGRLNFPRRIATAFYNCAVWRIFNNFADAISGTLEEMGLGHIKVNILKADGGTMPLPLSRKVPVQSIFSGPAASVMGIIALCKITHDSIIYDIGGTTTDIAIFVGGTPLIEQEGINIGSYPTLVRALKVHSIGVGGDSAISILEGIIRVGPTRLGPSIAFGGKTPTLTDALIWKDSCDCGDIGKSKAGFAAFASKMDIDPEELADKAIENAINKIHDSTRELVEEINQQPVYTIHELLENRRIVPRKIYMMGGPAKAMKMDIFRKFRLSTEVPENYDVANAIGAALTRTTTEIELFADTERGVMFIPSLGYRENVPRNYKLENAEKDAMNHLLAHLGEMSVAADGANALITSSSSFNMMNGSTTVGRNIRVKCQIKPGVVRTYS from the coding sequence ATGCTCCTTCTTGGAATAGACGTCGGCGGAACTCATACTGATGCAGTGGCTTTAGGCCCGGACCGTATAGAAGCTCAGGTTAAAGTCGCAACTAACCATGACGACCTCCTCTCTTCTATCAAAAATGCGCTAGGTGAAATTGTCCGCCAAACCGACCCGGCACGCATCAAACAGCTCAATCTAAGTACGACCCTTTCTACAAACGCCATTGTTGAAGGGAAGTTTGAAGATGTCGGAGTGATTGTTTCGGCAGGCCCCGGACTCGACCCGCATTCTTTTATGACCTGCAAAGATTTTCATGTGATCCCCGGATCGCTTGATCACCGCGGCTCAGAAACCAAACAACTGAACAACCTTGCTCTCGAAGAAGCTATTTCCTCCTGCCGTAAGTCCGGCGTCAAGGTTTACGCAGCAGTTACAAAATTTTCTCCGCGCAACCCTTCTCACGAAAAAGCAATAGAACTTGCCGTGGGTGACAACGCTGATTTTATAACCCTCGGACACCAGATTACAGGGCGCTTAAATTTCCCCAGACGCATTGCAACAGCCTTCTATAACTGCGCTGTCTGGCGAATTTTCAACAATTTTGCAGACGCTATTTCTGGCACACTTGAGGAAATGGGACTGGGGCACATAAAGGTCAACATCCTTAAAGCTGACGGCGGAACAATGCCGCTGCCTTTATCCAGAAAAGTTCCGGTTCAATCTATTTTTTCCGGCCCGGCCGCGAGTGTAATGGGCATTATAGCTCTTTGCAAAATCACCCACGACTCCATCATCTACGATATCGGCGGAACAACAACTGACATTGCCATCTTTGTCGGCGGCACGCCCCTTATCGAACAGGAAGGAATCAACATCGGCTCCTACCCGACACTGGTGCGCGCACTAAAAGTTCATTCCATCGGGGTCGGAGGAGACTCCGCTATTTCGATTCTTGAGGGGATTATCAGAGTTGGACCGACAAGACTCGGACCTTCTATTGCTTTCGGAGGAAAAACCCCGACTCTCACAGACGCTCTTATCTGGAAAGATTCATGCGACTGCGGAGATATCGGCAAATCCAAAGCAGGATTTGCGGCTTTTGCCTCTAAAATGGACATAGATCCTGAAGAACTGGCTGATAAAGCAATTGAAAACGCCATTAATAAAATTCACGATTCAACCCGTGAACTTGTGGAAGAAATTAATCAGCAACCAGTTTATACCATTCATGAACTGCTTGAAAACAGACGCATAGTTCCACGTAAAATTTATATGATGGGCGGCCCAGCCAAAGCCATGAAAATGGATATTTTCCGCAAGTTCCGGCTTTCTACGGAAGTGCCGGAAAACTACGATGTAGCAAATGCAATCGGCGCGGCTTTGACTCGAACCACCACCGAGATTGAACTTTTTGCCGACACTGAACGCGGCGTAATGTTCATCCCCTCACTTGGCTACAGAGAAAATGTTCCCCGCAACTACAAACTTGAAAACGCGGAAAAAGACGCCATGAACCACCTGCTCGCCCATCTTGGCGAAATGAGCGTTGCCGCAGACGGGGCCAATGCGCTCATAACATCGTCTTCCTCTTTTAATATGATGAACGGATCTACCACTGTGGGCAGGAATATCAGAGTTAAATGTCAAATCAAACCCGGCGTGGTCCGGACATATTCATAA